ATGCAGCGCTCAGAGCGCAAGAAAAAGACGATTTTATTATCCGTCGTGATCAAGGTTATTTAGGCGTACTAGTCGATGATTTAATCACTATGGGCACTAAAGAACCTTATCGAATGTTTACTAGCCGAGCTGAATATCGATTACTACTGCGTGAAGATAATGCAGATATTCGATTAACAGAAGCAGGACGTCATTTAGGATTAGTTGGTGATGAACAATGGCAAGTTTTTAACGAAAAATTAGAAGCCATTGAACAAGAACGCCAGCGTTTGAAAACGACATGGGTACACAAAGAACATGAGTGTTTATCACAACTCAACCCTATGTTGAAAAACCCGATTAGTCGTGAAGCCTCATTGGAAGATCTTATTCGTCGTCCAGAAGTGACATACGATAAGTTAATGACAATTGAAGGTTTAGGCCCGAAAATTGATAATGAGCAAGCGGCTGAACAAGTTGAAATTCAAATTAAATACGCTGGTTATATAGCACGCCAACAGGATGAGATTGAAAAACAACTTCGCAATGAAAATACCATTTTACCTAGCGAATTTGATTATGCAGGCGTAAAAGGTTTATCGAATGAAGTGATCGCTAAACTTAATGATCATAAACCGCAAACCATTGGCCAAGCGTCACGTATTTCAGGTGTTACCCCTGCTGCTATTTCATTACTCTTGATTAGTTTGAAAAAACAAGGTTTGTTAAAACGTAGCGCTTAAAAGCTAACAGAGTTGAATTCCCATCTAAATAGAGATTGCGTATAATCAAGGCAATCTCTTCTTAACGATTTAGCAAATAACTGTTTGATCGTTTAAATACATTTCTAATTATTCAGGCAAAAATAGCATGTCATTGCGAGAAAACTTTGAACAACTCGTTGCACAAACATCGATTGATGTTTCAGACAAGCAAACAGAACAATTAATAAGATTAGTAGAGCTATTAGACAAATGGAATAAAGCTTACAATCTAACCTCAGTACGTAATCCGCACGATATGCTTGTAAGGCATATCTTGGATTCAATTATTCTGGTAGAACATTTGCCGCAGCAGGCAAATTTAATCGATGTGGGTACAGGCCCTGGTTTACCTGGCTTACCACTGGCTATTATGTTGCCAAATTGCCAATTTACATTGCTAGATAGTCTTGGTAAACGCATTAGATTTATTCGACAAGTCGCTTATGAGTTAGGCCTTACTAACGTGACAGCTGTTCAATCTCGTGTTGAAGAGCATCAACCCGAACAGCTTTATGATGGTGTATTAAGTCGGGCGTTTGCATCACTTGCAGATATGCTCAGTTGGTGTCAACATCTAGTACCTAAAAGTGGAAATTTCTATGCGATGAAAGGTCTGTATCCTGATACAGAAATCGCTAATATGTCAGCTAATTTTAAATTACAGGATGCCAAGCGTTTAAACGTACCAAAACTAGATGAAGAAAGACATTTATTGCATGTAGTTAAGTTGGTGTAGCAGCAAAACGTTTGCGAAAAGAGGACAGTATTGTGGGTAAAGTCATAGCAATAGCAAATCAGAAAGGTGGTGTTGGTAAAACCACAACAGCAGTCAATTTGGCAGCGTCTATGGCGGCTACCAAACGTAAAGTTTTACTGATAGACCTTGATCCACAAGGTAATGCAACTATGGGCAGTGGCGTTGATAAATATGAAGTTCCCGCCACCGCTTATGAATTACTAGTTGAAGAGCAAACTGTAGACTCTGTGGCCGTTAAAGAAACATCCGGTGGTTATCATATAATTGCCGCCAATTCAGATGTGACGGCAGCCGAGATAAAGTTAATGGAAGTTTTTGCTCGTGAAACGCGGCTACGAAAATCGTTAGAAACAGCCCGTAATCAATATGATTTTATTTTTATCGACTGCCCGCCTTCACTCAATATGCTAACGGTTAATGCGATGGCCGCCGCCGATTCCGTGTTAGTACCAATGCAATGCGAATACTATGCGTTAGAAGGTTTAACAGCTTTGATGGACACGATTCAAAAACTGGCCTCTGTCGTTAATCCAGACCTTGCTATTGAAGGGATATTACGTACGATGTACGACCCGCGTAATCGATTGGCTAACGATGTATCAGAACAATTAAAATCCCATTTTGGTGATAAAGTTTATCGTACAGTTATTCCAAGAAATGTGCGTCTTGCTGAAGCGCCAAGTTTTGGCGCACCTGCTATGTACTATGATAAGTCGTCTACTGGGGCAAAGGCGTATTTGGCTTTAGCGGGTGAAATGATCCGCAAAGGTGAAAAAAGCGACCCATCTAAAAATAAACAAGTAGCTTAAAAATAAGAATAACTGGAAATAACTCATGTCTGCAAAAAAACGAGGATTAGGCCGAGGGCTCGACGCATTATTAACCAATAGTGGTGCTTTTGCTCAGCCTCAAGAAGAACAACAAGCTACAGAGCAATCAGATGATGTTCGTGGTGAGTTGCGTAAATTACCTATTGAACAGTTACAGCCAGGTAAGTATCAACCTCGTAAAGACATGTCACCTGAAGCGCTTGAAGAATTATCCAGTTCTATTCGATCTCAGGGAATTATTCAGCCTATTGTTGTTCGTCAAGTGGCTGACAACACATATGAAATTATAGCGGGTGAACGTCGTTGGCGTGCTGCACAATTAGCCGAATTAAGCGTTGTACCCTGTTTAGTCAAAGATGTACCAGATGAAGCCGCTGTTGCGATAGCTCTTATTGAGAATATTCAGCGTGAAGATCTCAATGCTATGGAAGAAGCTATTGCGTTACATAGGTTGATGACCGAATTTGAATTAACCCATCAGCAAACAGCTGACGCAGTCGGTAAATCTCGAACGACAGTCACTAATTTATTACGGTTAAATAATTTAAATACCGATGTAAAAACTTTACTTGAGCATGGCGATATTGAGATGGGGCATGCCCGAGCACTACTAGGGCTTGAAGGTGACTTGCAGTCAACAACCGCAAGAACGGTTGTTGCTAAAGGGTTGACGGTACGCGATACCGAAAAATTAGTGAATAAAGTTCAACAACCAGAAGAAGCTAAACCAGAAAAAAGTGTTGATCCGGATTTAGTCGCATTACAAAACAAACTATCGGAATCTGTCGGTTCAAAGGTAACTATTAATTACAATGCGAAAGGTAAGGGTAAGCTAGTTATCGATTTTAGTAATCTGGATGTATTAGACGGAATCATCGGTAAAATTAGCAATTAATTATTAAGTTTTATAACTTGAAACTATTTTGTAAACAAAACCCGCGATATTCGCGGGTTTTGTTTATGTTATTAACATTAATGTTGACTATAGATGTTGTGTATAGGCTATATCACTATGAGCTAGCGTAATGCGCTACATATTGTTGCAAAACTACGGGAAATCGGTATCATCTCGCCAGTTTTCTACCCTTAAAGTTTGTAAGTTCAGCGCGGGATAAATGTTCGTGGTCAATCGGTTGAATAAGCCATTATTACTTTCTGCGATGAAATTGATTGGACTTCAAGCAGGGTTTGTCGTTATAGCCTCTTTAATTGTTTTGATTTTGTGGGGAGATCAGGCAGGTAAGTCGGCCCTTTATGGCGGAATAATCGCTACCTTGCCAAATGCTGTATTTGCTCTATATTCTTTTCGTTTTGCGGGAGCTCGTCAAATACAGCAAGTATATGCATCGCTAAAAAGAGGCGTTGCATTTAAGTATTTATTAAGCATTTTGCTATTCGCATTAGTATTTAAAACAACAGCGGTTGTTTTGTTACCATTTTTCATCGTCTATCTAATCGCGATTTCAGCAAACTGGTTTGCACCGATTTTTTTTAATTAACTTTTAGGATGAAACATGGCTGAAGAAGTAACGCTTGGCAGTCATATTCAGCACCACTTAACTAACGCAAAAATGTGTTCGACTGATGCCGGTCTCGCATTTAATAAAGCGTGTGTCGATAGTGGTTTCTGGACATGGCACATAGATACGCTTGCATGGTCAATCGGATTAGGATTGGTGTTTTTACTGATCTTCCGCAGTGCAGCTAACAAAGCATCTACAGGTGTACCCGGTAAATTTCAATGCTTTATTGAGATGATCGTTGAATTTGTAGGTAATAACGTTCGAGATACTTATCAAGGACGTAGTGCATTAATTGCACCGTTAGCATTAACAATTTTCGTTTGGGTTTTCTTAATGAACCTAATGGATTTGATACCTGTCGATTTCCTACCTGCCTTAGCTGGTTTTGTTGGTGAAAGCGCATTTGGTGTTGATTCGCATGATGTTTACATGAAAATTGTACCAACAACAGACATTAATATGACAGCGGCATTAGCTTTAGGCGTGTTCTTGTTAATGATTGGTTATTCGATCAAAATCAAAGGTATTAAAGGCTTTATTGCTGAGTTAACCCTTCACCCGTTCAGTACCAAAAATAAAATTGGTATGTTGTTCTTAATTCCATGTAATTTACTCCTTGAAACAATCGCATTAGTTGCTAAACCTTTCTCACTAGCGCTACGTTTGTTCGGTAACTTATATGCGGGTGAATTGATATTTATATTAATCGGTGCCATTGGCTTAATGCAGTTGCCATTGCACTTTATATGGGCGGTATTCCATATCTTAGTCATCGTATTGCAAGCATTCGTATTTATGATGCTGACAATCGTTTACTTGAGTATGGCTAGCTCTGATAATCACTAATTTTTACACTTTACTATTAACTTTAATTTTTTAACTTTAAACAACTCTTTGGAGAATAAAATGGAACTAATGTTAGGTCTTAAGTTTATTGCTGTGGCTTTATTAATCGGTTTTGGTGCTATCGGTACTGCTATCGGCTTCGGTAACATGGGTGGTAAATTCCTAGAAGCTTGTGCTCGTCAACCAGAACTAGCCCCTTCACTTCAAGTAAAAATGTTCATTCTTGCTGGTCTTATCGATGCTGTAGCAATGATCGGTGTTGGTATTGCAATGGTATTGTTGTTCGTACTTTAATTGCGTCTCTTTTGAACAGCTTACTAGTTAAGGAGGAGCGGTCGTGAATTTAACTGCCACTCTAATAGGCGAATTAATTGCATTTACCGTTTTTGTGTTGTTCTGCATGAAATATGTATGGCCACCACTTAACGGCGCAATTGAAGCTCGTCAAAAGAAAATAGCTGATGGTTTAGAAGCCGCAGAGCATGCTGAAAAAGACTTAGAATTAGCTCAAAAACGAGCTACTGAGCAACTTAAAGATGCAAAAGCTCAAGCTGCACAAATCATCGAACAAGCTAAGAATCGTGAAAATCAAATGATTGACGAAGCTGCTGATAAAGCACGTGCCGAAGCTGAGAAAATCTTGGCTGCCGGTCATGCTGAAATTGAAGCTGAGCGCAATCGTGCGAAAGAAGAATTACGTAAGCAAGTTGCTGTGTTAGCAGTAGCTGGTGCTGAAAAAATTCTTGAGCGCTCTATCGATTCGTCAGCTCACGCAGATATTCTTGATAAGCTTGTTGAAGAATTGTAAGGGGTAAAAAGATGTCTGAACTGACAACTATTGCCCGTCCATATGCCACAGCAGCATTTGAATTTGCTGTTGAAGCTAAAGCGATTGATGCCATGCAAGCACAATTGGTGTTTGCGGCGGAAGTTAGCAAAAACGATACAGTTCAAGCTTTACTAACGGGTTCAACTAATGCTGATACATTAGCTGATATCTTCATCAAAGTATGTGATGAACAGTTAGATAAAAATGGCCAAAACCTGATTAAGGTGATGGCAGAGAACAAGCGTTTATTTGCGCTTCCTGAAGTTGTGAAATTATTTGCTGAATTAAAAGCAGAGTATGAGAAAACTGTCGAAGTTGACGTATTCTCTGCTACTGAATTATCAGCAGAGCAACAGGAAAAATTGGTCGCTTCTTTAGAAAAGCGTTTGGCGAAAAAAGTTAAGCTGAACTGTCAAATTGATACCAACCTTATTGGTGGCTTGCGAGTTAAAGCAGGTGATATTGTTATCGATTCGACGGTTCGCGGAAAATTGGATCGACTTGCAACTAGTTTGCAGTCGTAGGGGATTAAGAGCATGCAATTGAACTCAACCGAAATTGCAGAATTGATCAAGAAAAGAATTGAGCAATTCGACGTTGTTAGTGAAGCTCGTAACGAAGGTACTATCGTTTCAGTAACTGATGGTATCATTCGCATCCACGGTCTTGCAGATGTAATGCAAGGTGAGATGATTGAGCTTCCTGGCAGCCGTTATGCAATCGCATTAAACCTTGAGCGTGACTCAGTAGGTGCGGTTGTTATGGGTCCATACGCGGATCTACAAGAAGGCACAAAAGTTAAAGGTACAGGTCGTATCTTACAGGTACCAGTTGGTCGTGGTTTATTAGGCCGTGTGGTTAACACTTTAGGTGAGCCAATCGATGGTAAAGGTCCTGTAGAAAACGATGGTTTTGAACCTGTAGAAAAAATTGCACCAGGTGTTATCGATCGTCAATCAGTTGATGAGCCAGTGCAAACCGGTTATAAAGCAATTGACTCTATGGTTCCAATCGGACGTGGTCAGCGTGAGCTTATTATCGGTGACCGTCAGGTAGGTAAAACAGCATTAGCTATCGATGCTATCATCGCGCAAAAAGACACTGGCATTAAGAGTGTTTATGTTGCGATTGGTCAAAAAGCATCAACTATATCTAACGTTGTACGTAAATTAGAAGAGCATGGCGCTTTAGCTAATACTATCGTCGTTGTTGCTTCTGCTTCTGAATCTGCGGCACTTCAGTACTTATCAGCTTACTCTGGTTGTACTATGGGTGAATACTTCCGTGACCGCGGTGAAGATGCACTAATCGTATACGATGACCTTTCTAAGCAAGCTGTTGCTTACCGTCAGGTTTCATTATTACTTCGTCGTCCACCTGGACGTGAAGCTTATCCTGGTGATGTTTTCTATCTTCATTCACGTCTACTAGAGCGTGCTGCTCGTGTAAATGCTGACTATGTTGAAAACTACACTAAAGGTGCTGTTAAAGGTCAAACCGGTTCATTAACTGCCTTGCCAATCATCGAGACGCAAGCAGGTGACGTATCAGCGTTTGTTCCTACCAACGTTATTTCAATCACTGATGGTCAGATCTTCTTAGAATCATCAATGTTTAACGCGGGTATCCGCCCTGCAATCAACGCTGGTATCTCGGTATCGCGTGTTGGTGGTGCAGCACAAACTAAAGTAATCAAGAAACTAGGTGGTGGTATCCGTCTAGCACTTGCTCAGTATCGTGAATTAGCGGCTTTCGCTCAGTTCGCTTCTGACCTTGATGATGCTACTCGTGCACAGTTAGAGCACGGTGAGCGTGTAACTGAGTTAATGAAGCAGAAACAATATGCTCCATTATCAGTTGGCGAAATGGCATTTTCTTTATTTGCAGCAGATAAAGGCTATTTAGGCGATATCGAAGTTTCTAAAGTATTAGACTTTGAAGCCGCCCTTCACTCATACGCGCATTCTGAATACGCAGAACTAATTAACAAGCTAGATACTACTGGCGCATTCGATAAAGAAATCGAAGCATCATTAGCGGAAGCGATTGATAAGTTCAAATCTACTCAAACTTGGTAAGAGTAGACGATTAATTAACTAATCGGAGTGATTGATTATGGCTGGCGCTAAAGAGATAAAAGGTAAAATTGCGAGTGTTAAAAACACTCAAAAGATTACTAGCGCTATGGAAATGGTTGCCGCGAGTAAAATGCGTAAAGCGCAAGAACGCATGGCAGGCTCACGTCCATACGCTGAAAATATGCGCAAGGTGATTGGTCATATCGCGCAAGGTACATTGGATTATAAACATCCGTACATGGAAGAGCGCGAAGTTAAGCGAGTTGGTTATATTGTTGTATCAAGTGATCGTGGTTTATGTGGTGGCTTAAACATTAATTTGTTTAAGTCAGTGATTAAATCAGTGAAATCTTGGAAAGAACAAGGCGTAGACGTTGATTTCGGTGCAGTGGGCTCTAAAGCCACTGCATTCTTCAATAGCTACGGCGGCAATATTGTTGCACAAGCTGATGGCTTGGGTGATGCTCCAGCAGTAACTGACTTGCTAGGTTCTGTCAAAGTGATGTTAGATGCATACGATAAAGGCGAAATTGATCGCTTGTATGTGGTTTACAACAAGTTTGTAAATACCATGACTCAAGAACCTGTGACTGATCAACTGCTTCCTTTGCCAAAAGCAGAGGATGAAGAACTGAATCATAAATGGGGCTACATTTACGAACCTGATCCAGAGTCAATTTTGGAACAGTTATTAACACGTTATGTAGAGTCTCAAGTTTATCAGGCAGTAGTAGAAAACGTAGCTTGTGAAATGGCTGCGCGAATGGTTGCGATGAAAGCTGCAACCGACAACGCTGGCAACCTGATTGACGAATTGCAATTAGTCTATAACAAAGCGCGTCAAGCAGCGATTACCCAAGAGTTGGGTGAGATTGTTGCTGGTGCTGCCGCTGTTTAGACAAGACAAGGTTAGAGGATCGATATCATGAGTACAGGTAAAGTTGTACAAGTTATCGGCGCGGTTGTAGACGTAGAGTTCGCACAAGATGCAGTTCCACAAGTTTATGACGCGTTAAAAGTTGAAGAAGGCGATCTTGCTGGTTTGACGATTGAAGTTCAGCAGCAATTAGGCGGCGGCGTTGTTCGCGGTATCGCTATGGGTTCTTCTGATGGTCTACGTCGTGGCCTAGAAGTTAAGAACTCAAATGAGCCAGTAATGGTTCCAGTTGGTACAGCTACTCTTGGCCGTATCATGGACGTACTGGGTAACCCAATTGATGAAGCGGGTCCAATCGGTGAAGAAGAGCGTTGGTCTATCCACCGTGAAGCACCTTCATACGAAGAGCAAGCCGCTTCTAACGATCTATTAGAGACTGGTATTAAGGTTATCGACCTTGTATGTCCATTCGCTAAAGGTGGTAAAGTTGGTCTATTCGGTGGTGCCGGTGTTGGTAAAACCGTAAACATGATGGAATTAATCCGTAACATCGCGATTGAGCACAGTGGTTTCTCTGTATTCGCGGGTGTTGGTGAGCGTACTCGTGAGGGTAACGATTTCTATCACGAAATGAATGAATCTAACGTACTTGATAAAGTATCGTTAGTATACGGTCAGATGAACGAGCCACCAGGTAACCGTTTACGTGTTGCTTTAACGGGCTTAACAATGGCAGAAAAATTCCGTGACGAAGGTCGTGACGTATTATTCTTCGTTGATAACATCTACCGTTATACACTAGCCGGTACAGAGGTATCAGCACTTCTAGGTCGTATGCCATCAGCAGTAGGTTATCAGCCTACACTTGCTGAAGAAATGGGTGTACTTCAAGAGCGTATTACATCAACTAAGACGGGTTCAATCACGTCAATCCAAGCGGTATACGTACCTGCGGATGACTTAACTGACCCATCTCCAGCGACTACGTTCTCTCACTTAGATGCAACTGTTGTATTATCTCGTGATATTGCTGCATTAGGTATTTACCCAGCAATCGACCCATTAGATTCAACATCTCGTCAGCTTGACCCATTAGTTATTGGTCAAGAGCACTATGATGTTGCTCGTGGTGTACAAACTGTATTACAACGTTACAAAGAATTAAAAGATATTATCGCCATCTTAGGTATGGACGAATTATCTGAAGAAGATAAGCAAACTGTTGCACGTGCTCGTAAGATCCAACGTTTCTTATCTCAGCCATTCTTCGTAGCTGAAGTATTTAACAGCGTACCTGGTCGTTATGTATCGTTGAAAGACACAATTTCAGGCTTTAAAGCAATTTTAGCTGGTGACTACGATGACCTTCCAGAACAAGCGTTCTACATGGTTGGTTCAATCGAAGAAGCGGTTGAAAAAGCGAAAGACATGTAATTTGGATAGGAGGTAGCTATGGCAGCTATGACCGTGCACCTTGACGTCGTCAGTGCTGAAAAAAAGATGTTTTCAGGACTGGTCGAATCTATCCAGGTTACGGGTATCGAAGGTGAATTAGGTATTATGCCTGGTCACGCACCTTTAATTACTCCATTAAAACCTGGCCACATCAGACTGGTTAAACAGTTTGGTGAGGAAGAAGTTATTTACTTATCTGGCGGCATTTTAGAAGTTCAACCACATAATGTAACTGTGTTAGCAGATACTGCATTACGTGGTGACGACATTGATGAAGCAGCAGCTGAAGCAGCTAAAAAAGCGGCTGAAGAAGCAATTGCTAATCCAAGTGCTGACTTTGATTATGCTGAAGCGGCTAAAGAATTAGCCCAAGCAATCGCGCAATTAAAAGTCATTACAGATATGCGCAACAAAGTAAAATAACAAAAAAACACGTTAAAACAAAAAGGCCGGTTTACCGGCCTTTTTAATTTCTGCTTTATCGTCATTTCGTCATGTAACACATGTATAAAACCTAACCTAGTTCCTATACAATTTAGTTTATTATTGTCTATCACTTCGCTATTCGAAGTCTGCCTAAAAATTTAAATATTAAGTACACGGATATGAGTCAAAACCTTTCAGCAGTCATTCTTGCCGCCGGTAAAGGCACACGAATGAAATCGAACCTTCCTAAAGTTCTGCATAAAATCGGTCATAAACCTATGGTGAAGCATGTTATTGATGCTGCGCAATCATTGGGGTGTCAAAACCTTCAACTAATATACGGCCATGGTGGCGATAAATTGCAAGCGGCGTTAGCTAATGAAGCTGTTAATTGGGTTGAACAAGCAGAACAGTTGGGTACAGGCCATGCTGTACAACAGGTAACCCCATTTTTAAATGACAACGAAGTCGCTTTAATTTTGTATGGCGATGTACCTTTAATCAAGTCTGAAACACTTAAGCAACTGGTAGAAGTGACACCAAACGATGGTATTGGTTTGCTGACTGTGTGTTTAGATAATCCATTTGGCTATGGTCGTATCGTGCGCGATGCTGACAATAAAGTGACAGCTATTGTTGAACAAAAAGACGCCTCAGCAGAACAGCTTGCTATTCAAGAAGTTAATACAGGCATAATGGCTGTACCGGCTAAGCAACTCAAAGCTTGGTTGGCCAACTTAAATAATGACAATGCTCAAGGTGAGTATTACTTAACTGACATTATTGGTATGGCGGCAAGCGAAGGAAAAACTATTGCAACCGTGATAGCTCAAGACCCTAACGAAGTTGAAGGGGTCAATAATCGCATGCAACAAGCCACTTTAGAGCGAGTTTATCAACTTGAACAGGCAAATGCTTTAATGGTTGAAGGGGTTACATTGCGTGATCCATCGCGCTTAGATGTGCGCGGTACGGTTAACGTAGGTAAAGATGTTGTACTTGATGTTAATGTGATTTTAGAAGGTCATGTTGAACTGGCAGACAACGTTATTATTGAAAGTAACTGTGTTCTTCGTAATGTAAAAGTCGGAGCGGGTACGGTTATACATGCCAATAGTCATTTAGAAGATGTTGAATTGGGTGAGCAAAACGACATTGGGCCTTACGCTCGCCTTAGACCCGGTACTAAATTGGCTGATAAATGTAAGGTTGGCAACTTTGTCGAGATTAAAAAATCTACCTTAGGTGTAGGAAGTAAAGCTAACCATCTTACTTATTTAGGTGATGCCACTGTTGGTGACAATACCAATATTGGCGCAGGCACTATTACCTGTAATTATGATGGCGTTAATAAATCACAAACTATTATTGGTAACAATGCATTTATTGGCTCTAATACTGCACTAGTTGCTCCAGTTGAAGTGGGTGACGACGCGACGGTGGGAGCTGGGGCGGTTATTACTAATCGTGTTGCTGAAAGTGAATTAGCAGTAGCCCGAGCAAAACAACGCAATATTAAAGGTTGGCAGCGCCCTACTAAGAAAAGTTAGTTTTTAGTGTTAAGTTTGTCAGCCTAGTTTTTTAGGGTCTGTTTATCTTTCAGGGATGAGCTCAGGAATGACCAAAAAGTCATCAATCAAGGCGCGAGGATTGTGGTTTAGTCGCTCTAAATAAATGACGAGCTACGCAGAGTGAGGGCTTTTTGGCCTTTCCCCGAAGGGCTGTGGCCATTTGAACCTCTAGCTGCGTTATCAGTCGTTCGAATAGAGCAACTATGAGTCACTTCTTCTGCCTTGCTATAGGCCCAAATGGCCTACAGCTGAGTCATTCTCGAAAGATATACAGACCCTAGGTTGACAAAGATTTCCCCGATTAACTTGCAAAACATTCCTCCGCGTCACTTATCATTTTTTATTTACCTGAGTATTTACCTGATTGCTGCGGAATTGCCGAGCACCGCTAGTTAAATTGTTTTTACAGGTTGAATTTAATAGTCACTATCGTAAAATCGCTATTAACTTACGAACCGTAATTAAATAGATGTTGAAACGAAATACGCAGGAAAGACGCAACACCATTTGCCAAATGGTAGCTGAACAAGGACAAGTCAGTGTTGATCAACTCTCTCATCTTTTTTCAACATCAGAAGTCACCATCCGTAAAGATCTCAAGTTACTTGAAACTGAAGGCTTGCTAATTCGCAATTACGGTGGGGCTAAATGTGTACCATCATTAAAAACCAGTTCTCAGCAGGATGTTTCGAATCGAAAGTTGGAAATTGCAAAAAAAGTTA
This genomic window from Saccharobesus litoralis contains:
- the rsmG gene encoding 16S rRNA (guanine(527)-N(7))-methyltransferase RsmG, yielding MRENFEQLVAQTSIDVSDKQTEQLIRLVELLDKWNKAYNLTSVRNPHDMLVRHILDSIILVEHLPQQANLIDVGTGPGLPGLPLAIMLPNCQFTLLDSLGKRIRFIRQVAYELGLTNVTAVQSRVEEHQPEQLYDGVLSRAFASLADMLSWCQHLVPKSGNFYAMKGLYPDTEIANMSANFKLQDAKRLNVPKLDEERHLLHVVKLV
- a CDS encoding ParA family protein encodes the protein MGKVIAIANQKGGVGKTTTAVNLAASMAATKRKVLLIDLDPQGNATMGSGVDKYEVPATAYELLVEEQTVDSVAVKETSGGYHIIAANSDVTAAEIKLMEVFARETRLRKSLETARNQYDFIFIDCPPSLNMLTVNAMAAADSVLVPMQCEYYALEGLTALMDTIQKLASVVNPDLAIEGILRTMYDPRNRLANDVSEQLKSHFGDKVYRTVIPRNVRLAEAPSFGAPAMYYDKSSTGAKAYLALAGEMIRKGEKSDPSKNKQVA
- a CDS encoding ParB/RepB/Spo0J family partition protein, which codes for MSAKKRGLGRGLDALLTNSGAFAQPQEEQQATEQSDDVRGELRKLPIEQLQPGKYQPRKDMSPEALEELSSSIRSQGIIQPIVVRQVADNTYEIIAGERRWRAAQLAELSVVPCLVKDVPDEAAVAIALIENIQREDLNAMEEAIALHRLMTEFELTHQQTADAVGKSRTTVTNLLRLNNLNTDVKTLLEHGDIEMGHARALLGLEGDLQSTTARTVVAKGLTVRDTEKLVNKVQQPEEAKPEKSVDPDLVALQNKLSESVGSKVTINYNAKGKGKLVIDFSNLDVLDGIIGKISN
- a CDS encoding ATP synthase subunit I; translation: MNKPLLLSAMKLIGLQAGFVVIASLIVLILWGDQAGKSALYGGIIATLPNAVFALYSFRFAGARQIQQVYASLKRGVAFKYLLSILLFALVFKTTAVVLLPFFIVYLIAISANWFAPIFFN
- the atpB gene encoding F0F1 ATP synthase subunit A — its product is MAEEVTLGSHIQHHLTNAKMCSTDAGLAFNKACVDSGFWTWHIDTLAWSIGLGLVFLLIFRSAANKASTGVPGKFQCFIEMIVEFVGNNVRDTYQGRSALIAPLALTIFVWVFLMNLMDLIPVDFLPALAGFVGESAFGVDSHDVYMKIVPTTDINMTAALALGVFLLMIGYSIKIKGIKGFIAELTLHPFSTKNKIGMLFLIPCNLLLETIALVAKPFSLALRLFGNLYAGELIFILIGAIGLMQLPLHFIWAVFHILVIVLQAFVFMMLTIVYLSMASSDNH
- the atpE gene encoding F0F1 ATP synthase subunit C, which translates into the protein MELMLGLKFIAVALLIGFGAIGTAIGFGNMGGKFLEACARQPELAPSLQVKMFILAGLIDAVAMIGVGIAMVLLFVL
- the atpF gene encoding F0F1 ATP synthase subunit B, which gives rise to MNLTATLIGELIAFTVFVLFCMKYVWPPLNGAIEARQKKIADGLEAAEHAEKDLELAQKRATEQLKDAKAQAAQIIEQAKNRENQMIDEAADKARAEAEKILAAGHAEIEAERNRAKEELRKQVAVLAVAGAEKILERSIDSSAHADILDKLVEEL
- the atpH gene encoding F0F1 ATP synthase subunit delta, whose protein sequence is MSELTTIARPYATAAFEFAVEAKAIDAMQAQLVFAAEVSKNDTVQALLTGSTNADTLADIFIKVCDEQLDKNGQNLIKVMAENKRLFALPEVVKLFAELKAEYEKTVEVDVFSATELSAEQQEKLVASLEKRLAKKVKLNCQIDTNLIGGLRVKAGDIVIDSTVRGKLDRLATSLQS
- the atpA gene encoding F0F1 ATP synthase subunit alpha — its product is MQLNSTEIAELIKKRIEQFDVVSEARNEGTIVSVTDGIIRIHGLADVMQGEMIELPGSRYAIALNLERDSVGAVVMGPYADLQEGTKVKGTGRILQVPVGRGLLGRVVNTLGEPIDGKGPVENDGFEPVEKIAPGVIDRQSVDEPVQTGYKAIDSMVPIGRGQRELIIGDRQVGKTALAIDAIIAQKDTGIKSVYVAIGQKASTISNVVRKLEEHGALANTIVVVASASESAALQYLSAYSGCTMGEYFRDRGEDALIVYDDLSKQAVAYRQVSLLLRRPPGREAYPGDVFYLHSRLLERAARVNADYVENYTKGAVKGQTGSLTALPIIETQAGDVSAFVPTNVISITDGQIFLESSMFNAGIRPAINAGISVSRVGGAAQTKVIKKLGGGIRLALAQYRELAAFAQFASDLDDATRAQLEHGERVTELMKQKQYAPLSVGEMAFSLFAADKGYLGDIEVSKVLDFEAALHSYAHSEYAELINKLDTTGAFDKEIEASLAEAIDKFKSTQTW
- the atpG gene encoding F0F1 ATP synthase subunit gamma, with the translated sequence MAGAKEIKGKIASVKNTQKITSAMEMVAASKMRKAQERMAGSRPYAENMRKVIGHIAQGTLDYKHPYMEEREVKRVGYIVVSSDRGLCGGLNINLFKSVIKSVKSWKEQGVDVDFGAVGSKATAFFNSYGGNIVAQADGLGDAPAVTDLLGSVKVMLDAYDKGEIDRLYVVYNKFVNTMTQEPVTDQLLPLPKAEDEELNHKWGYIYEPDPESILEQLLTRYVESQVYQAVVENVACEMAARMVAMKAATDNAGNLIDELQLVYNKARQAAITQELGEIVAGAAAV